A part of Mycolicibacterium sp. TUM20985 genomic DNA contains:
- a CDS encoding cellulase family glycosylhydrolase, whose amino-acid sequence MRNVFKIVAAVATVAVVSATATAVIHPESRTLPFIETASINTSGSTVGISDSDIYGMSPDDVNRTFDLMTATGIRNVRVMMPWAGMEPNPGQYDFGQVDLMVDAANARGMSVLGTLVSSPGWAVEPGLPAVSSPPASAGTYGDFAGATASHFRGRVAAYEIWNEPNAAMSWTSGPQGPEPAVYAGLLKAAYPKIKGADPSALVLGGVVGAVVSFFSLTMDPVTFIEQMYAAGAKGSFDALSYHPYQYTTMFSAGGNLANSPILQVAAIHDRMSANGDGGKKIWATEYGEPTSSADEATQAAYLTDFLATWRTLPYAGPAYVYTTRDRNTGSGAPDDTFGLYRSDWTPKPAQAAVQALA is encoded by the coding sequence GTGCGCAACGTCTTCAAGATCGTCGCTGCCGTCGCGACCGTCGCCGTCGTATCGGCGACCGCGACCGCGGTGATCCACCCCGAGTCGCGGACCCTGCCGTTCATCGAGACGGCGTCGATCAACACCTCCGGCAGCACGGTCGGCATCTCCGATTCCGACATCTACGGCATGTCACCCGACGACGTGAACCGGACCTTCGACCTGATGACGGCCACCGGCATCCGCAACGTACGAGTGATGATGCCGTGGGCCGGCATGGAACCCAATCCCGGGCAGTACGACTTTGGCCAGGTCGACCTCATGGTCGACGCGGCCAACGCCCGCGGGATGTCGGTGCTGGGCACGCTGGTGTCGTCCCCGGGGTGGGCCGTCGAGCCCGGCTTGCCCGCCGTCTCCAGCCCGCCTGCCTCGGCGGGCACCTACGGTGACTTCGCCGGAGCCACGGCCAGCCACTTCCGCGGCCGCGTCGCCGCCTACGAGATCTGGAACGAGCCCAACGCCGCGATGTCGTGGACGTCCGGTCCGCAGGGTCCCGAACCCGCCGTGTACGCCGGTCTGCTCAAGGCGGCCTACCCGAAGATCAAGGGTGCCGACCCGTCGGCCCTGGTCCTCGGCGGCGTCGTCGGAGCCGTCGTGTCGTTCTTCTCGCTGACGATGGATCCGGTGACGTTCATCGAGCAGATGTACGCGGCGGGAGCGAAGGGTTCATTCGACGCCCTGTCGTACCACCCGTACCAGTACACGACCATGTTCTCGGCGGGTGGCAACCTGGCCAACTCGCCGATCCTGCAAGTGGCGGCGATCCACGACCGGATGTCGGCCAACGGCGACGGCGGCAAGAAGATCTGGGCCACCGAGTACGGCGAGCCGACCTCCAGCGCGGACGAGGCCACCCAGGCCGCGTACCTGACCGACTTCCTCGCCACGTGGCGCACCCTGCCCTACGCGGGCCCGGCCTACGTCTACACCACCCGCGACCGCAATACCGGCAGCGGCGCCCCGGACGACACGTTCGGGCTGTACCGGTCGGATTGGACGCCGAAACCCGCCCAGGCGGCGGTGCAGGCGCTCGCATAG
- a CDS encoding ABC transporter permease translates to MSVDAVTVELIRAPRGIGRVNGLLRRMGAFALVELQKLSHDRSELLTRMVQPALWLLIFGQTFSRLHVIDTGDVPYLAFLAPGIIAQSALFISIFYGIQIVWDRDAGILAKLMVTPAPASALITGKAFAAGVRSVAQVVGVMVIAYLMGIHLTANPLRILAAMGVVVLGSAFFACLSMTLAGLVRNRDRQMGIGQAITMPLFFASNALYPVDLMPQWLRWLSAVNPLSYEVNALRALLLGTPGNTWLDVTVLLVAAALGVFSASMLLCRLVR, encoded by the coding sequence GTGTCAGTTGATGCAGTCACCGTCGAGCTGATCCGCGCCCCGCGCGGCATCGGTCGCGTGAACGGATTGCTGCGCCGCATGGGCGCGTTCGCACTCGTCGAATTGCAGAAGCTGTCCCACGACCGCAGCGAACTCCTCACCCGCATGGTGCAGCCCGCCCTGTGGTTGCTGATCTTCGGGCAGACGTTCTCGCGGCTGCACGTCATCGACACCGGTGACGTGCCCTACCTGGCGTTCCTGGCCCCCGGCATCATCGCCCAGTCGGCGCTGTTCATCTCGATCTTCTACGGCATCCAGATCGTGTGGGACCGCGACGCCGGAATCCTCGCCAAGCTGATGGTCACCCCGGCGCCAGCGTCGGCGCTCATCACCGGCAAGGCGTTCGCGGCAGGGGTGCGGTCGGTCGCCCAGGTCGTCGGCGTCATGGTGATCGCCTACCTGATGGGCATCCATCTCACCGCCAACCCGCTGAGGATCCTCGCCGCGATGGGCGTCGTGGTGCTCGGCTCGGCGTTCTTCGCCTGCCTGTCGATGACGTTGGCGGGGCTGGTGCGCAACCGCGACCGGCAGATGGGGATAGGCCAGGCCATCACCATGCCGCTGTTCTTCGCGTCCAACGCCCTCTACCCCGTCGATCTCATGCCGCAGTGGCTGCGCTGGCTGTCCGCGGTCAACCCGCTCAGCTACGAGGTCAACGCGCTTCGGGCCCTGCTGCTGGGGACGCCCGGCAACACGTGGCTTGACGTCACCGTGCTGCTCGTCGCCGCGGCGCTGGGCGTCTTCAGCGCCTCGATGCTGCTGTGCCGTCTGGTGCGGTAG
- a CDS encoding ATP-binding cassette domain-containing protein produces the protein MKPPAARPPAIDCRNLTHRYGDFTAVDDLTLEVRAGETVGLLGPNGAGKTTVVRVLTTLTPVQDGEVRIFGLDARRDTMDIRHNLGYVPQQLSIESALTGRQNVDLFARLYDVPRRQRRGRVDEALSAMNLLDVAENLASTYSGGMVRRLELAQALVNRPSLLILDEPTVGLDPIARDAVWSQVADMQEEYGMTVLLTTHYMEEADALCDRVALMHHGALRAVGSPQDLKSALSSDAAPNATLEDVFRHYAGETLTGDTARRQLSEIRSSRRTARRVS, from the coding sequence ATGAAGCCACCCGCAGCGAGGCCCCCGGCGATCGACTGCCGGAACCTGACCCACCGCTACGGCGACTTCACCGCCGTCGACGACCTCACCCTCGAGGTCCGCGCCGGCGAGACCGTGGGCCTGCTCGGCCCCAACGGTGCGGGCAAGACCACCGTGGTGCGGGTGCTCACCACGCTCACCCCCGTCCAGGACGGTGAGGTACGCATCTTCGGTCTCGACGCCCGGCGCGACACCATGGACATCCGCCACAACCTTGGCTATGTCCCGCAACAACTCTCGATCGAGTCAGCCCTGACGGGCCGGCAGAACGTCGACCTGTTCGCCCGGTTGTACGACGTTCCCCGCCGGCAACGCCGCGGCCGCGTCGACGAGGCCCTCTCGGCGATGAACCTGCTCGACGTCGCCGAGAATCTCGCGAGCACGTACTCCGGCGGCATGGTCCGACGGCTGGAACTCGCGCAGGCGCTGGTGAACCGGCCCTCGCTGCTGATCCTCGACGAGCCCACCGTGGGCCTGGATCCCATTGCGCGCGACGCGGTGTGGTCGCAGGTGGCCGACATGCAGGAGGAGTACGGGATGACGGTCCTGCTGACCACCCACTACATGGAGGAGGCCGACGCGCTGTGCGACCGCGTCGCCCTCATGCACCATGGCGCGCTACGGGCCGTGGGGTCGCCACAGGATCTCAAGTCCGCCCTCAGCTCGGACGCCGCCCCGAACGCAACGCTCGAGGACGTGTTCCGCCACTACGCAGGTGAGACCCTCACCGGAGATACCGCGCGCCGCCAACTAAGTGAGATCCGTTCCAGCAGAAGGACGGCCCGCCGTGTCAGTTGA
- a CDS encoding MarR family winged helix-turn-helix transcriptional regulator codes for MHTQTDLAGELLATAGRFRRHVRRAGGGPRIGTGLPESQAELLRLVGRQPGISVREAATELGLAPNTASTLVSRLSADGLLIRTADPDDRRVGRLRLTAPAQRIADESRATRRATLGAALARLDPDQRDRLSEGLVVLAEVTRLLHEEPA; via the coding sequence GTGCACACCCAGACCGATCTCGCCGGTGAACTCCTGGCCACTGCCGGCCGCTTCCGCCGCCACGTGCGCCGGGCCGGCGGCGGGCCGAGGATCGGCACCGGGCTCCCCGAGTCGCAGGCGGAGCTGTTGCGACTGGTGGGTCGCCAGCCCGGCATCTCGGTGCGGGAAGCCGCGACGGAACTCGGCCTGGCACCCAACACGGCCTCGACCCTGGTGTCACGACTCTCCGCCGACGGCCTGCTGATCCGCACCGCGGACCCCGACGACCGGCGGGTCGGCCGGCTCCGGCTCACCGCACCGGCACAGCGCATCGCCGACGAATCCCGCGCTACCCGACGGGCCACCCTCGGCGCCGCGCTCGCCCGACTCGATCCCGATCAGCGCGACCGGCTCAGCGAGGGTCTCGTCGTGCTCGCCGAAGTCACCCGCCTACTACACGAGGAGCCCGCATGA
- the glgX gene encoding glycogen debranching protein GlgX, whose product MPASQPDAVDKETIPMDWEMWPGKAYPLGATYDGSGSNFAVFSEVAEMVELCLFDADGTETKLKLPEVDGFVWHGFVPDVEPGQRYGYRVHGPHDPPSGLRCNPNKLLLDPYAKAIDGAFHWDQSLFAYDFGDPDSRNDEDSAASMPKSVVINPFFDWGTDRPPQHEYADSIIYEAHVKGLTETHPDIPERSRGTYAAIAHPAIIEHLQNLGITAIELMPVHHFANDSTLIDKGLSNYWGYNTIGFFAPDSKYGASATPGGQVQEFKAMVRALHEANIEVILDVVYNHTAEGNHMGPTLSMRGIDNAAYYRLVDDDKRYYMDYTGTGNSLNAGHPHALQLIMDSLRYWVTEMHVDGFRFDLASTLAREFYDVDKLSTFFELVQQDPTVSQVKLIAEPWDVGPGGYQVGNFPPQWTEWNGKYRDTVRDFWRGEDASLGEFASRLTGSADLYEHTARRPVASINFVTAHDGFTLRDLVSYNDKHNEANGEGNNDGESNNSSWNCGVEGETDDPEIRALRAQQVRNFLTTNILSQGVPMICHGDELGRTQGGNNNGYCQDNEITWIDWATADAALIEFTQSVAALRAAHPIFRRRRFFDGRPVRVRGSERLPDISWFAPDGSEMSDEDWDSGFGKSITVYLNGQGIPDLDPRGQRVTDDSFVMCFNAHHEPIDFNLPPEEFGAAWQPVIYTVEGAEPAAFSPVSAKATLTVQARSVVVLQAAEAE is encoded by the coding sequence ATGCCGGCCTCGCAACCCGATGCCGTTGACAAGGAAACGATCCCCATGGATTGGGAGATGTGGCCCGGCAAGGCCTACCCGCTGGGCGCCACCTATGACGGGTCGGGCAGCAACTTCGCCGTGTTCAGTGAGGTCGCGGAGATGGTCGAGCTTTGCCTGTTCGACGCCGACGGCACCGAGACCAAGCTCAAGCTCCCCGAGGTAGACGGCTTCGTCTGGCACGGCTTCGTCCCCGACGTCGAGCCGGGCCAGCGGTACGGCTATCGCGTGCATGGCCCGCACGACCCGCCGTCGGGACTGCGCTGCAACCCCAACAAGCTGCTGCTGGATCCCTATGCCAAGGCCATCGACGGCGCGTTCCATTGGGACCAGTCGCTGTTCGCCTACGACTTCGGCGATCCCGACAGCCGTAACGACGAGGACTCCGCAGCCAGCATGCCGAAGTCGGTGGTCATCAACCCGTTCTTCGACTGGGGCACCGACCGACCGCCGCAGCACGAGTACGCCGACTCGATCATCTACGAGGCGCACGTCAAGGGCCTGACCGAGACGCATCCCGACATCCCGGAGCGCAGCCGCGGCACGTACGCGGCCATCGCCCACCCCGCCATCATCGAGCACCTGCAGAACCTGGGAATCACGGCGATCGAATTGATGCCGGTGCACCACTTCGCCAACGACTCCACGCTGATCGACAAGGGGCTGTCCAACTACTGGGGTTACAACACCATCGGCTTCTTCGCGCCGGACTCCAAGTACGGTGCCAGCGCCACCCCCGGCGGTCAGGTCCAAGAATTCAAGGCCATGGTGCGGGCGCTGCACGAGGCGAACATCGAGGTCATCCTCGACGTGGTCTACAACCACACGGCCGAGGGCAACCACATGGGTCCCACGCTGTCGATGCGCGGTATCGACAACGCGGCGTACTACCGGCTGGTCGACGACGACAAGCGCTACTACATGGACTACACCGGCACCGGTAACAGCCTGAACGCCGGCCATCCGCATGCGCTGCAGTTGATCATGGACTCGCTGCGCTACTGGGTGACCGAGATGCACGTCGACGGGTTCCGCTTCGACCTGGCGTCCACCCTCGCCCGCGAGTTCTACGACGTCGACAAGCTCTCGACGTTCTTCGAACTGGTCCAGCAGGATCCGACCGTCAGCCAGGTGAAGCTGATCGCGGAGCCATGGGACGTCGGCCCCGGCGGATACCAGGTCGGCAACTTCCCGCCTCAGTGGACCGAGTGGAACGGCAAGTACCGCGACACCGTCCGCGACTTCTGGCGAGGTGAGGATGCCAGCCTCGGCGAGTTCGCATCCCGGCTCACCGGGTCGGCCGACCTGTACGAGCACACGGCGCGCAGGCCTGTCGCGTCGATCAACTTCGTCACCGCACACGACGGCTTCACGTTGCGGGACCTGGTGTCCTACAACGACAAGCACAACGAGGCCAACGGCGAGGGCAACAACGACGGGGAGAGCAACAACAGTTCCTGGAACTGCGGCGTCGAGGGAGAGACCGACGACCCGGAGATCCGCGCATTGCGGGCTCAGCAGGTGCGCAACTTCCTGACCACGAACATCCTCAGCCAGGGCGTTCCGATGATCTGTCACGGCGACGAGTTGGGACGTACCCAGGGTGGCAACAACAATGGCTACTGCCAGGACAACGAGATCACCTGGATCGACTGGGCCACCGCCGACGCCGCCTTGATCGAGTTCACCCAGTCGGTCGCCGCCCTTCGCGCGGCGCATCCGATCTTCCGCAGGCGACGGTTCTTCGACGGGCGTCCGGTCCGCGTTCGCGGGTCGGAGCGCCTGCCGGACATCTCGTGGTTCGCGCCCGACGGTTCGGAGATGAGCGACGAGGACTGGGACTCCGGCTTCGGCAAGTCCATCACCGTCTATCTCAACGGCCAGGGCATCCCAGACCTCGATCCCCGCGGGCAGCGCGTGACCGACGACTCGTTCGTCATGTGCTTCAACGCCCACCACGAGCCCATCGACTTCAACCTGCCGCCCGAGGAATTCGGCGCAGCGTGGCAGCCGGTCATCTACACGGTGGAGGGGGCGGAGCCTGCGGCCTTCAGTCCCGTTTCCGCCAAGGCCACACTGACTGTCCAGGCGCGGTCCGTCGTCGTGCTTCAGGCGGCCGAAGCCGAGTAG